CGCGCCGCGCGGATGAAGGGCGTTTCGACCGGCAGCGCCACAACGTCGAAGGCTACGTCGCAGGCGGTGATGAATGCCGCGGGAAAGGCCATCGCCTCGCTGTCCGGTCCCTCCATGCCCAGCGGCGTCACATTGACGAGCAGCGCCGCCGCCGCATCGGGCAGGTCCGCCCGCCATCCATAGCCATATTGCGCCGCCAGCGCCCGGCCCGCCGCCTCGTTGCGTGCGACGATGGTGCCGTCCGCAAAGCCCGCGTCGCGCAGCGCCGCCACCACCGCCTTCGCCATGCCGCCGCTGCCCCGCAGCAGGAAGGGCAGGGGCCTGGCGATCCGCCGCTCCAGCAGATCGCGCACCGCCGCATAGTCGCTATTATAGCCGGTCAACACGCCGTCATCGTTGACGATGGTGTTCACGCTGTCGATGACCCGCGCCGACTCCTCCAGACCGTCGATCAGCGGAATGACGGCTTCCTTGAACGGCATGGAGATGGCGCATCCCCTGATCCCCAGCGCCCGGACGCCGCCAATCGCCGCGGGCAGGTCCGTGGTGCTGAAGCTCTTGTACACATAATCCAGCCCCAGCAGTTCATAGAGCCGGTTGTGCAGCCGCGACCCCGCATTGCCGGGGTGGCCTGACAGCGACATGCACAAACGGGTATCGCGTCCAATCGGCGGTTTCATGATTATTTCGCTTTGGCGGCGGTGATGATGATCTCCACCTTATAGTCCGGGCTGGCCAGCTTCGCTTCGCCGGTCGCGCGGGCAGGGGCCTCCGCATCCGCGATCCACGCGTCCCAGACCGCGTTCATCTCCGCAAAGTCATTCATGTCCGCCAGCCAGATCTGCGCCATCAGCATATGGTTCCTGCTGCTGCCAGTACGTTCCAGCAGGGCGTCGATCTCGGCCAGAACGGCCTTGGTCTGCGCGGTCACGCTCTCGCCCGGCGCGCCAATCTGTCCCGCCAGATAGATGGTGTCGCCATGGATGACGGCCTCGCTCATGCGCGGGCCACGGTCGATGCGGGTGATGGTCATGGTGATACTCCCTTCCGTTAAGAATAGCGGCTGATGGCAAGATCGGCCGTCTCGATGCCGGGCCTCCGCCCGCCGATGATGTCCGCGATCACATGCCCCGACCCACAGGCCATGGTCCATCCCAATGTACCATGCCCCGTATTGAGGAAGAGGTTGGAAATCTTCGTCGGCCCGATGACCGGCGTGCTGTCCGGCGTCATCGGCCGCAGCCCGGACCAGAAACTGGCCCGTGACAGATCGCCCGCGCCGGGGAACAGCGATCCCACAGAATATTCCAGCGTGTCCCGCCGCGCCTTGGGCAGCCCCCTGGAATAGCCGGACAGCTCCGCCATCCCGCCGACCCTGATCCGGTCGCCCAGCCGCGTGATCGCCACCTTGTAGCTTTCATCGAGCAGCGTCGACACCGGCGCGCGCCCTTCCTCGACGATCGGCACGGTGATCGAATAGCCCTTCACCGGATAGACCGGCAGCCTGATCCCCAGCGGCGCCAGCATCAGCGGCGAATAGCTGCCCATCGCCACCAGAAAAGCGTCGGCAAAGACATGCCCCTTGTCGGTTTCGACATGGCTGACCTTGCCGTCCTTCACCGCGATCCGTCCGATGGTCCGGCCGTTGAGGAAGGTCACGCCCTTGGCCTTCGCCATCTCCGCCAGCGCATTGGTGAATTTGAAGCAATCCCCCGTCTCGTCATTGGGCAGACGCAGCCCGCCCGCCAGCGGCACGCCGCTGCCCGCCAGTCCCGGCTCGGCGGCGATGCAACCCGCCGCGTCCAGCACTTCGAAGGGCACGCCATCCGCCTTCAGCACGGCAATATCCTTGGCGATGCCGTCCAACTGCTTCTGCTCGCGGAACAGCTGCAACGTGCCCCGCGACCGTTCATCATAACTTATGCCGGTTTCCCGCCGCAGGTCGATCAGCCGGTCGCGGCTATACTCCGCCAGCCGCACCATCCGGCTCTTGTTGACCGCATAGGCCCGCTCATTGCAGTTCCCCAGCATCGCCACCATCCAGCGCAGCATCGCCAGGTCCATCTGAGGCCGCAGGATCAGCGGGGCGTGACGCATGAACAGCCAGCGCAGCGCCTTCATCGGTATCCCCGGCGCCGCCCAGGGCGAGGCATAGCCCGGCGAAATCTCCCCCGCATTGGCAAAGCTGGTTTCCAGCGCCGGGCCGTCCTGCCGGTCGATCACCGTCACCTCATGCCCGGCCTCCGCCAGATACCAGGCGGATGTGACGCCGATCACACCGCTGCCGAGAATAGTGACCTTCATGCCATGATGCTCCGCTTGTGGGGGACAGTCGCCGCCTGAATTTCCCGGCAATAGCGTTGCCCGAACTGGGTCAGTATTTCATAGGAAATGGTGCCGGCGTCGGCGGCGACATCATCGATTGTCTGGTGGGGACCGATCAGTTCCACCGGCGCGCCGGGATAAAGAAGCGCATCCGGCACATCGGTCACGTCCAGCGTGATGCTGTCCATCGACACCCGTCCGACGATCGGCACGCGGATGCTCCCGATAAAGGCCGAGCCGACATTGCCCAGATGACGCGGCCAGCCATCGGCATAGCCGATCGGAATGGTCGCGATCCGCGTCGGACGCTCGCAGCGATGGGTCAGGCCATAGCCGACGCCCGCACCCGCTGGAATCCGGCGCAATTGCGTGATCCGCGCTTCCAGCGCCACCACGGGCCGCATCGGATTGGGCGCGCCCTGCGGCGCCCCGCCATAGAGCGCGATCCCGGCGCGAACGAGATCGAAATGCCCGCGCTTCAGGAAAGCGCCGCCGCTATTGTCGAGTGCGCGCGGCACATCGGGGAAATGCCGGGCCAGCGCCTCGAAATTGCCCCGCTGCACATCGTTGAACGCCGCATCGGGATCGTCCGCGCAGGCCAGATGGCTCATGATGAGTTTGAGGTCGATGCCGTCCAGCCACTCAGGCTCGGCAATCAGGATCGCGACCTCCTCCGGCGGCAGGCCCAGCCGTGACATGCCGCTATCCACCTGCAGCGCGGCAGGTAGGCGCCGCCCCAGCGCACGCGCCTGCTTCGCCCAGCGCGCAATCTGGTCGAGAGAGTTCAGCACCGGGATCGCGCCGATTGCCGCGCATTCCCCTTCCGCACCCGGTTGCAGCCCGTTGAGGACGAACAGCGCCACGCCTTCCCGCAAGGCCGGTTTCAGCGCCACGGCCTCACCCAGCAGGGCGACGAAGAAATGGCGGCATCCCGCGTCCATCAGCGTCGCGGCGACATGCTCGACGCCCAGACCATAGCCGTTGGCCTTCACCACCCCGGCGACCGTCGCGGGCGCGACCTGACGCTGGATGATCCGGTAATTGTCGGCCAGCGCTTCCAGATCGATGCGCAATATGGCTCCGGCGGTATCAATGGACGGCATGGTGCTTCCTCTCCATGCCATGCTACCGGGCTATGACGCGAATAGGCTCCCATATGTTCGAAGGATCGTCTAATAATGGCGAATTATCGGACGATCCTTCACAGGAAATGCAATAAATGACAGAATCGCTCGACGCCGTGGACCGCTCGATCATCCGCCTGCTGCGCCTCAACGCCCGCCGTCCCAATTCGGAGATCGCCGCCGAAGTCGGCCTGTCGCCGTCCGCCTGCCATCGCCGCATCCGCATGCTGGAGGATGCGGGCGTCATTCGCGGCTACACCATCGTCACCGCCCCCATCGAACAGGAAGGCCGCGCCGTGGACGTGCTGGTGCAGGTGACGCTGGACCGCCAGACCGAGGATTATCTCGCCCGCTTCGAACATGCGGTGCGGCAATGCCCGGAAATCCGCGAATGTTTCCTGATGACCGGGGGGGTGGATTACTGGCTGCGCGTCCAGACCGAAAGCGTCGCCGCCTATGAAGCGATCCACAGCGAGATATTGTCGCGCATGCCCGGCGTGACCCGCATCAACAGCAGCATCGCCATGCGCGACGCCCTGCGTCCGCGCAAATCCGCGCGGCGCTAGAGCGGTTTTCGATCTGACTGAGTCAGATCGGACGCTCTATTCTTTTGTTTTACCGCGATTTCTTAACCGTCAGATGATGCCATCTGACTGGAAATTGCTCTAAATCCGCTTGGCGATCGCGCCCGCCGCCCAGCCCATGCCGACCGCCAGCATCATCGCCACCAGCCCGTAGAAAAACGGCCATTGTTCCGCCGCGACCGCCATGAAGCGTTCGAACCCCGACTTGCGGATGGTGATGTCGCGCACCGCCGCCGCGACCACGCGGCCATCCTGCACCAGAAAGGTTTCCGCCGTATAATCGCCCACGATCACCCGCGCCGACAAAGGCAGCCGCGCCCGGTAAAGCACGCCGTCGGTGATCTCCACCGTCCCCTGCTGCTCGACATACAGGCCCGCGCGCTGGCGCAGGTCGATCAGCCCCTTCTGGAACCTGTCCAGTTCCGCGCTGTCATTGAGCGAGGAGGGGGAAAGCTGGAGCTTGTCCACGCCCATTTCATAGATCGCCGCCGTCCGCTCATCGACCACCTTGGCGATGGGCCGGGAGGACGCGATGGCATAGAAACTCGGCGCCGACCGGAACCGCGTGCTGTCGGCATTGACCCAGATGCCCGCGACCTTTTGCTTCTCGCGCATGGTGATCGACTGGTCCGGGCCTTTCAGCACCACCATGACGTCGGCGGGCTTTTTGGGCCGTCGCCCGTCAGGATAGACGATGGCGCCGAACAGCAGCAGGTCGGCGCCGGTGAAGCTGTACTGAATCTCGACATCGCGCTGCGACACGTCGGGCACCAGCATCGGTTCGTCCGCCCCGATGAGCATGGGCGTCAGCAGCAGCAGGGCCGGGAGCAGGGCGAGCCGCTTCACCGGACCTCGACCGTATAGAGCTCATCAGGCCGGAATCCGAGGCCCAGCGCCATGCGCGCCGCCACCAACAGCACGATGGCGGCCAGCAATATGCGCAGATATTCGGGCCGGATCGTCATGGAGAGGCGCGTCCCCACCTGCGCGCCGGTGACGCTGCCGATCAGCAGCAGCATGGCCAGCACCAGATCGACGGCATGGGTGGTCATGGCGTGCATCATCGTCGTCGCCATGGTCACGAACAAAATCTGGAACAGCGATGTGCCGACCACCGACTGGGTTGTCATGCCCAGCAGATAGAGCATGGCCGGGACCAGAATGAACCCGCCGCCCACGCCCAGCAACATGGTGAGGATGCCCGTCGCCATGCCCAGCAGCAGCGGCGCCAGCGGCGAGATATAGAGGCCGGAGCGATAGAAACGCCATCGCATCGGCAAGGACGCGACCAGCGGGTGATGCCGCCGCTTGCGCGCCTGGATCTTCTGTCCGCTCTTGAGCGCGATCAATGCCTGAATCGATTCCTTCGCCATCAGCGAACCGATCCCGCCCAGCATCAGCACATAGAGGATGCCGATCACCGTATCGATCTGGCCGATCGCCTGCAGCAGCCGGAAGATCAGCACGCCCAGCCCCGCGCCAACCACGCCGCCCGCGATCAGCACGCCGCCCATGCGGAAATCCACCGTGCCGCGCGACATATGGGTGACGACGCCCGACACGCTGGCGCCCGTCACCTGACTCGCGGCGGATGCGGCCGCGACGGTCGGCGGAATGCCGTAGAAAATCAGCAGCGGCGTGGTCAGAAATCCGCCGCCGACCCCGAACATGCCCGACAGCAGGCCCACCACGCCGCCCAGGGCAATGATGACCAGCGCGTTCACCGATAGATTGGCGATGGGCAGATAAAGGTCCATGGAGTTGTTGGGTTAAGCGCAATATGCGGAGAGATAAAGGCGCTTCCTCTTAAAAATCCGCGCCCAGCGTCACGGCGAGCCCCGACAGTGGTGCGGCGTGTCCCGCGATCCTTTCCCGCCATTCGACGGTCAGCCGTGCGGCCACGGGTTTGATCGGCAATCGGACCTGAATCTCCGGGCCGATATCGAGTCGTTCGACATGCGGCTGCGCGCCGCCGGACAGGCTTGCGCCGATCCGCACGGGGGTTTCCCGGACCGGCGAGAGCAGCGCCATCTTCCCGTCGACAAACAGGTCGTTCGACCGGAAGCCGACCATGCCGCCCTGCGCATAGGCTTCGACCTCCAGAAAGGGTAGGACGGGTGTGGGGCCGAAGCCACCCACCGCCATCACCGCATTGGCGTTGCGACCGCCCTTGCCGAGCGCGATCCGGCGCTCGGCGGCAAAGCTGATTGGAACGGCGCGCGCCGGCTGCCACGCCAGCCCCAGCGCGGCTTCGGGGGAGGCGGGCCGGTTCAGCGCAGCGCTCGCCCGTGCATAAACAGTGGCCCGGCTGGAAGAATGCGGCGTCAGGTCGAAATCGATGCGAACCCCCGCCTGCGATCCGCCGAGCTTGCCTCCTGCAATGGCATCGGCCTGCGTCGCGCCACCGTCACGCCAAAGGAACCAGGCGCTCCCGTGCCAGCGATCGACGCTTGCTGCCCGCGGGGGTGCCAGGGGTATGGCGGGGGCTGGGTTGATCGCGGGGGCTACTTCCGCAGTCTGTTGCGTCACCGGCAGAGCGACGGGAAGGCCGCCGCAGTTTGGGACGCGGCCCTCTGGACGGAAGCCCGGCGCACCGGGCGCCGAAGGATCGGCGCAAATGGCCGCTCCGGTTGCGCGGCAACCTGCCACAACAGATGGCCGGTCTCCGCCGAAGCCGCCCGGATTTTCGTGGGTGCGGGAGCAGGGGGAGGCGTCGGCCCGGCCGCCATCTCCCCGCCGGGACTGAGCAGCCGGATGACGATCCAACCGGCCATGACAAGAGCGAAGAAGCGAACCGGCCGTCCGCTTGCGGTCTGGTTCATGCGGGTGATTCCAGATCGGGAAAGCGGTGCCGCGTCTTGTCCCATGTCAGCGGCCTGCCGATCAGCGATCGGAGATAAAGGACCATCGCCCGCCGTGTGGCCATCATCGCGATGATATTGGCGACGATCGTGCGGGGTATCGCCCCCAGCCCATGGCCCCAGCCATAGCTGATCCCGACGAACAGCGCGCGCATCGCCATACGCCACGCCATGAAGCCGAAATTGATCCACAACAGCGCTTCCATGACGGGGGATGGCGTAAAACCCGCGCCCAGCCCGAACAGGCTGCCCAGCAGCAACACGCCCCACAGCATCAGCGCCAGATAGGCCGTGAACAGAATGATGGCGGCCAGGGCAGCGCGGCGGTCCCGCATGCGCATCCACCATTCGGCCGGCCCGCCCTGCCAGCCCATGCGATCCCATCCGGCCAGTGAAATGCCGACCATCCACCGCGCCTTCTGGGTGACGGCGTCCTTCAGGCTGTCGGGGAAATATTCCCTGGTGGCGACCAGATTTCCATCGCTGTCGCGCATGCGGACGAATATGCCGCGCCCGCCGATATTGCCGATGCGCAGGCCGACTTCATAATCCTCGGTCAGCGATGCGGGATCGAACGGTCCGCCACTTTCCGGGTTCACCAACTGCGCCAGGGTCTGCCGTTCGAACGCGCAGGCCACGCCGGCGGAGGGCATGGAGGCGCCCATCGCTTCCCGCACCGTCAGATATTTCCCATGGCTTTCGGCAAATTCATCGCAATAATGATTGGCAATCGCCCTTGCCCACCAGCCGCCTTGCCCCGGCAGGGGCAGAACCGGAAGCTGAACAAGCTGGAACCGATCGGTCATCACGTCGAACAGACGAATCTCGTCGCGATGGACGACATCCTCCGCATCATGCAGGACGATGGCCTTGAAGCCGACGCCCGTGCGCGCTTCTTCCTTCAGCATGGCACGCCAGGCGACGTTCAGGCAGTCCGCCTTGGTGGTCGGTCCATCCCGTTCGTTGAGACAGAGGATCAGCCTGTCCTCGCCCGCCGCCATCGGCGCGACGGCATTCAGCGTCGCCCGGTCATTGGGATAGAGGCCGACGAAAATCCGATAGTCCTGCCGTCCCCAACTGGCGAGCGCATGGCGCAGCATCGGCCCGATCACATCCGCTTCGCGCCAGGCGGGGATGAAGATGGCGATGCGGCCGGGCTGATCGGAAAGGGGCAGGGTCGCCGTCGTCATCCGCTGGTGGCGGGAATAGACGGTCAGTTTGCGCCACAGGCGGCGGCACAGGAACAGAAGATCGATGATGACATCGTCGATACCGCCAATCGCCAGCCCCACGACCGCGAATAACAGGATTTCATGATGCGCCTTCGCCAGTAAGGCGAAGAATATCTCCCCCACGGTTCAGCCCCCTTCATCCCCGAGATCACGCACATGACAGGAAAAATCAGAATTTCAACAGGTTAATCGGGCGGGTCGAAGCGTTCGGACTATTTGATCGCGATGATATTTTGCCTAAAGGTGATCGCTCTGATCAGGAGAAAGCAAGCATGTTGACCCGCCCGCCATCGGCGCTGCGCGATTTTCTGACCAGCGAAGCCAGCGGCGGAGTGTTGCTGATGGCGACGGCGGCTCTCGCCATGCTCATGGCCAATCTGCCGGGCGGGGCGGGGCATTTCTACCATGCGCTGGTCCATGCGGAAATCGGGCCGGAATGGACGCCGAAACTGGGACCGATGACCGTCCATCTGTGGATCAACGATGGGCTGATGGCGATCTTTTTCCTGCTGGTCGGGCTGGAGATCAAGCGGGAACTGGTCGATGGCGGCCTCTCGACCTGGGAACGGCGGCGCCTGCCGTTCATCGCCGCGGCGGCCGGCATGGCGGCGCCTGCCTGCGTCTATCTTCTGCTGGCGGCGGGGCATCCCCATCTTTCGAGCGGCTGGGCGATTCCGGCGGCAACCGACATCGCCTTTGCCATCGG
This region of Sphingobium sp. EM0848 genomic DNA includes:
- a CDS encoding shikimate 5-dehydrogenase, which translates into the protein MKPPIGRDTRLCMSLSGHPGNAGSRLHNRLYELLGLDYVYKSFSTTDLPAAIGGVRALGIRGCAISMPFKEAVIPLIDGLEESARVIDSVNTIVNDDGVLTGYNSDYAAVRDLLERRIARPLPFLLRGSGGMAKAVVAALRDAGFADGTIVARNEAAGRALAAQYGYGWRADLPDAAAALLVNVTPLGMEGPDSEAMAFPAAFITACDVAFDVVALPVETPFIRAARAAGKAIISGGEVVVLQAVEQFLLYTGIRPSPEQVREATRFAHGAEVAASLDG
- a CDS encoding RidA family protein → MTITRIDRGPRMSEAVIHGDTIYLAGQIGAPGESVTAQTKAVLAEIDALLERTGSSRNHMLMAQIWLADMNDFAEMNAVWDAWIADAEAPARATGEAKLASPDYKVEIIITAAKAK
- a CDS encoding D-amino acid dehydrogenase, which codes for MKVTILGSGVIGVTSAWYLAEAGHEVTVIDRQDGPALETSFANAGEISPGYASPWAAPGIPMKALRWLFMRHAPLILRPQMDLAMLRWMVAMLGNCNERAYAVNKSRMVRLAEYSRDRLIDLRRETGISYDERSRGTLQLFREQKQLDGIAKDIAVLKADGVPFEVLDAAGCIAAEPGLAGSGVPLAGGLRLPNDETGDCFKFTNALAEMAKAKGVTFLNGRTIGRIAVKDGKVSHVETDKGHVFADAFLVAMGSYSPLMLAPLGIRLPVYPVKGYSITVPIVEEGRAPVSTLLDESYKVAITRLGDRIRVGGMAELSGYSRGLPKARRDTLEYSVGSLFPGAGDLSRASFWSGLRPMTPDSTPVIGPTKISNLFLNTGHGTLGWTMACGSGHVIADIIGGRRPGIETADLAISRYS
- the alr gene encoding alanine racemase produces the protein MPSIDTAGAILRIDLEALADNYRIIQRQVAPATVAGVVKANGYGLGVEHVAATLMDAGCRHFFVALLGEAVALKPALREGVALFVLNGLQPGAEGECAAIGAIPVLNSLDQIARWAKQARALGRRLPAALQVDSGMSRLGLPPEEVAILIAEPEWLDGIDLKLIMSHLACADDPDAAFNDVQRGNFEALARHFPDVPRALDNSGGAFLKRGHFDLVRAGIALYGGAPQGAPNPMRPVVALEARITQLRRIPAGAGVGYGLTHRCERPTRIATIPIGYADGWPRHLGNVGSAFIGSIRVPIVGRVSMDSITLDVTDVPDALLYPGAPVELIGPHQTIDDVAADAGTISYEILTQFGQRYCREIQAATVPHKRSIMA
- a CDS encoding Lrp/AsnC family transcriptional regulator, which translates into the protein MTESLDAVDRSIIRLLRLNARRPNSEIAAEVGLSPSACHRRIRMLEDAGVIRGYTIVTAPIEQEGRAVDVLVQVTLDRQTEDYLARFEHAVRQCPEIRECFLMTGGVDYWLRVQTESVAAYEAIHSEILSRMPGVTRINSSIAMRDALRPRKSARR
- a CDS encoding TIGR02186 family protein, whose product is MLIGADEPMLVPDVSQRDVEIQYSFTGADLLLFGAIVYPDGRRPKKPADVMVVLKGPDQSITMREKQKVAGIWVNADSTRFRSAPSFYAIASSRPIAKVVDERTAAIYEMGVDKLQLSPSSLNDSAELDRFQKGLIDLRQRAGLYVEQQGTVEITDGVLYRARLPLSARVIVGDYTAETFLVQDGRVVAAAVRDITIRKSGFERFMAVAAEQWPFFYGLVAMMLAVGMGWAAGAIAKRI
- a CDS encoding sulfite exporter TauE/SafE family protein, producing the protein MDLYLPIANLSVNALVIIALGGVVGLLSGMFGVGGGFLTTPLLIFYGIPPTVAAASAASQVTGASVSGVVTHMSRGTVDFRMGGVLIAGGVVGAGLGVLIFRLLQAIGQIDTVIGILYVLMLGGIGSLMAKESIQALIALKSGQKIQARKRRHHPLVASLPMRWRFYRSGLYISPLAPLLLGMATGILTMLLGVGGGFILVPAMLYLLGMTTQSVVGTSLFQILFVTMATTMMHAMTTHAVDLVLAMLLLIGSVTGAQVGTRLSMTIRPEYLRILLAAIVLLVAARMALGLGFRPDELYTVEVR
- a CDS encoding glycosyl transferase family protein, with translation MFFALLAKAHHEILLFAVVGLAIGGIDDVIIDLLFLCRRLWRKLTVYSRHQRMTTATLPLSDQPGRIAIFIPAWREADVIGPMLRHALASWGRQDYRIFVGLYPNDRATLNAVAPMAAGEDRLILCLNERDGPTTKADCLNVAWRAMLKEEARTGVGFKAIVLHDAEDVVHRDEIRLFDVMTDRFQLVQLPVLPLPGQGGWWARAIANHYCDEFAESHGKYLTVREAMGASMPSAGVACAFERQTLAQLVNPESGGPFDPASLTEDYEVGLRIGNIGGRGIFVRMRDSDGNLVATREYFPDSLKDAVTQKARWMVGISLAGWDRMGWQGGPAEWWMRMRDRRAALAAIILFTAYLALMLWGVLLLGSLFGLGAGFTPSPVMEALLWINFGFMAWRMAMRALFVGISYGWGHGLGAIPRTIVANIIAMMATRRAMVLYLRSLIGRPLTWDKTRHRFPDLESPA